The Mesorhizobium sp. B1-1-8 genome contains a region encoding:
- a CDS encoding DUF4826 family protein, whose product MPLAIPGYQGNGCIYSTSYSLRGDSMPEQPDEVVEEAWCESQRQNVIEYLSRERLQHGKVGEWPAWHVYPHVSVWAIESVVQPGWVGWWAISGDVPTDCITCGSERTPRAAVREFGLRWKEAAAAMAEGRKLEEFTIGVPEHAPTLGPLLASRARTLLDWADDDEIWDGDP is encoded by the coding sequence ATGCCACTGGCAATTCCGGGGTATCAAGGCAACGGTTGTATTTATTCGACCAGCTATTCCCTAAGAGGTGACAGCATGCCGGAACAACCAGACGAAGTCGTAGAAGAGGCTTGGTGCGAATCGCAGCGCCAGAACGTGATCGAGTATCTGAGCCGGGAGCGTTTGCAGCACGGAAAGGTAGGGGAATGGCCTGCGTGGCATGTCTACCCACATGTTTCGGTTTGGGCGATCGAAAGTGTCGTGCAGCCCGGCTGGGTTGGCTGGTGGGCTATTTCAGGAGACGTTCCTACCGACTGCATAACCTGTGGATCCGAACGGACACCGCGCGCCGCCGTTCGTGAATTCGGTTTGAGGTGGAAGGAAGCTGCGGCGGCGATGGCGGAAGGACGCAAACTTGAAGAATTCACGATCGGCGTCCCCGAGCATGCCCCGACCCTAGGACCGCTTCTTGCATCGAGAGCAAGAACACTGCTCGATTGGGCAGATGATGATGAGATTTGGGACGGCGACCCCTGA
- a CDS encoding CvpA family protein, translating into MPITLLDGILVGFTLVSAMLAMVRGFSREVLSVVSWVAAAAAAYFFYKPLLPYVQPYVDNDKIAMAAAAGIVFVIALIVVSVITMKVADWIIDSRIGALDRTLGFLYGAARGILVVAVALLFFNWLAGAKAPAWVANAKSRPLLESIGAKLESVLPENTEELVNKYTHKGTPTTGAPATTDQPAAEPPAAGEDNTPAPDDSEGEAPADNEPTPAPAPAPATPAPAN; encoded by the coding sequence TGCTTGACGGAATTCTCGTCGGCTTCACCCTGGTTTCAGCAATGCTTGCGATGGTGCGCGGCTTTTCCCGCGAAGTGCTGTCGGTGGTTTCCTGGGTGGCCGCGGCAGCAGCGGCCTATTTTTTCTACAAGCCCCTGCTGCCCTACGTTCAGCCCTATGTCGACAACGACAAGATCGCCATGGCGGCGGCTGCCGGCATCGTCTTCGTCATCGCGCTGATCGTCGTCTCGGTCATCACGATGAAGGTCGCCGACTGGATTATCGATTCGCGCATCGGCGCGCTCGACCGCACGCTCGGCTTCCTCTACGGCGCGGCGCGCGGCATCCTGGTGGTCGCGGTGGCGCTTTTGTTCTTCAACTGGCTGGCCGGCGCCAAGGCGCCTGCCTGGGTCGCCAACGCCAAGTCGCGGCCGCTGCTCGAGAGCATCGGCGCCAAGCTCGAAAGCGTGCTGCCCGAAAACACGGAAGAGCTGGTCAACAAATATACGCATAAGGGCACGCCGACGACCGGAGCGCCGGCGACCACCGACCAGCCCGCGGCCGAGCCGCCGGCCGCCGGCGAAGACAACACGCCGGCGCCCGACGACAGCGAAGGCGAGGCTCCGGCCGACAACGAGCCGACTCCGGCCCCGGCCCCGGCTCCCGCAACTCCGGCGCCGGCAAACTGA